The following proteins are co-located in the Brachybacterium sacelli genome:
- a CDS encoding alpha/beta hydrolase — protein sequence MTTDPCEMEQRLRELGRATTWQEAGPAAEEAWNAPYGPAEDWDLRIDEAEAPGPHGPIPLRVYTPTTPTVPVESPRPALVWCHGGSFQHGDLDMPEGDRTARGVAGRSGAVVVSVDYRLCDEPSGGAPARRFPGPVLDVRAPIPRLDVHAAVRWVREQAATWGIDSARIALGGASAGGNLAASASLQLAQEGAAPAASLLLYPVCHPLNPQATAEEAVALAELPAMLRFSPQKMRVMAENYLGRPLEEATAHDFPGVGSAEQLASLPRTYLEADEYDDLRCSARGYAEQLREAGVDVEYEVRRGVTHGHLNKVGLSQAAATMDRMASILEEL from the coding sequence ATGACCACGGATCCCTGCGAGATGGAGCAGCGCCTGCGCGAGCTCGGCCGGGCCACCACCTGGCAGGAGGCCGGCCCCGCGGCCGAGGAGGCCTGGAACGCCCCCTACGGCCCGGCCGAGGATTGGGACCTGCGGATCGATGAGGCCGAGGCGCCCGGTCCGCACGGCCCGATCCCCCTGCGCGTGTACACCCCGACGACACCGACGGTGCCCGTCGAATCCCCCCGCCCTGCGCTGGTGTGGTGCCACGGCGGGTCCTTCCAGCACGGGGATCTCGACATGCCCGAGGGTGACCGCACCGCGCGCGGCGTCGCGGGTCGGTCCGGGGCCGTCGTGGTCTCGGTCGACTACCGCCTGTGCGACGAGCCGTCCGGCGGCGCCCCGGCGCGACGTTTTCCCGGCCCGGTGCTCGACGTGCGCGCCCCGATCCCGCGCCTGGACGTCCACGCTGCCGTGCGATGGGTCCGTGAGCAGGCCGCGACGTGGGGGATCGACTCCGCGCGGATCGCCCTCGGCGGTGCGAGCGCCGGCGGGAACCTCGCCGCGTCGGCCTCCCTCCAGCTCGCCCAGGAGGGCGCCGCCCCCGCCGCCTCGCTGCTGCTGTACCCGGTGTGCCATCCGCTGAACCCGCAGGCCACCGCCGAGGAGGCCGTGGCGCTCGCCGAGCTTCCCGCCATGCTGCGCTTCTCGCCGCAGAAGATGCGGGTGATGGCGGAGAACTACCTCGGACGGCCCCTCGAGGAGGCGACCGCCCACGACTTCCCCGGCGTGGGCAGCGCCGAGCAGCTGGCCTCACTGCCGCGCACCTACCTCGAGGCCGACGAGTACGACGACCTGCGCTGCAGCGCCCGCGGCTACGCCGAGCAGCTGCGCGAGGCAGGCGTCGACGTCGAGTACGAGGTGCGTCGGGGCGTCACCCACGGTCACCTCAACAAGGTCGGCCTGAGCCAGGCGGCCGCGACCATGGACCGCATGGCCTCGATCCTCGAGGAGCTCTGA
- the rhaI gene encoding L-rhamnose isomerase translates to MPTPSALPAEVARDLADFTIEVPSWGYGNSGTRFKVFGTPGTPRDPYEKIADAAQTHAFTGSAPRVSLHYPWDRVEDFGALREFATEQGMTLGMINSNTFQDDEYKFGSLTHGDHAVRRRAIDHHLECLDVMRATGSTEMKIWLADGTNYAGQDSIRARQDRLAESLREIYGGLGEGERLVLEYKFFEPAFYHTDVPDWGTSLLHCLALGEQAQVVLDTGHHAPGTNIEFIVAQLLRQDRLGAFDFNSRNYADDDLIVGAADPFQLFRILFEITQQEAHRPASGVNFMLDQCHNLESKIQGQIRSVLNVQETLAKALLVDRAALADAQERHDVLEANTILMDAFWTDVRPALAAFREEQGLPADPFAAFRASGYEQKVAADRVGGNQMGWGA, encoded by the coding sequence ATGCCCACCCCCTCCGCTCTCCCCGCCGAGGTCGCCCGCGACCTCGCCGACTTCACGATCGAGGTCCCCAGCTGGGGCTACGGCAACTCCGGCACCCGCTTCAAGGTGTTCGGCACCCCGGGCACCCCGCGCGATCCGTACGAGAAGATCGCCGACGCCGCGCAGACCCACGCCTTCACCGGCTCGGCCCCTCGCGTCTCGCTGCACTACCCCTGGGACAGGGTCGAGGACTTCGGGGCGCTGCGCGAGTTCGCCACCGAGCAGGGCATGACGCTCGGCATGATCAACTCGAACACCTTCCAGGACGACGAGTACAAGTTCGGCTCCCTCACCCACGGCGACCACGCGGTGCGTCGCCGGGCGATCGACCACCACCTCGAATGCCTCGACGTCATGCGCGCGACCGGCTCGACGGAGATGAAGATCTGGCTGGCCGACGGCACCAACTACGCGGGCCAGGACTCGATCCGTGCCCGCCAGGACCGCCTGGCGGAGTCGCTGCGGGAGATCTACGGCGGCCTGGGCGAGGGCGAGCGCCTGGTGCTCGAGTACAAGTTCTTCGAGCCGGCGTTCTACCACACGGACGTCCCGGACTGGGGTACGAGCCTGCTGCACTGCCTGGCTCTCGGCGAGCAGGCCCAGGTGGTGCTGGACACCGGCCACCACGCCCCTGGCACGAACATCGAGTTCATCGTCGCCCAGCTGCTGCGCCAGGACCGGCTCGGCGCCTTCGACTTCAACTCCCGCAACTACGCCGACGATGACCTGATCGTCGGGGCGGCCGACCCCTTCCAGCTGTTCCGGATCCTGTTCGAGATCACCCAGCAGGAGGCGCACCGCCCGGCCTCGGGCGTGAACTTCATGCTCGACCAGTGCCACAACCTGGAGTCGAAGATCCAGGGCCAGATCCGCTCGGTGCTGAACGTGCAGGAGACCCTCGCGAAGGCACTGCTGGTGGACCGTGCCGCCCTAGCCGATGCGCAGGAGCGCCACGACGTGCTCGAGGCCAACACGATCCTGATGGACGCCTTCTGGACCGATGTGCGCCCAGCCCTGGCCGCCTTCCGCGAGGAGCAGGGGCTGCCGGCCGATCCGTTCGCCGCGTTTCGCGCCTCAGGCTACGAGCAGAAGGTCGCCGCAGACCGCGTGGGCGGCAACCAGATGGGATGGGGAGCCTGA
- a CDS encoding L-rhamnose mutarotase yields the protein MSAPQHAGGDEEPVGPVPGPEGDLDRLLATSSARSPHRCCFLLHVRPEKLDDYVRAHQDVWEEMREALSASGWRNYSLFLRPEDGMVVGYFEADDVDAAQEAIGRAAISPRWEAAMAEYFAPDGEEKQVLPQYFHLA from the coding sequence GTGAGTGCACCGCAGCACGCAGGTGGGGACGAGGAACCCGTCGGGCCCGTCCCCGGACCCGAGGGCGATCTCGACCGTCTGCTCGCCACCTCGTCCGCCCGCAGCCCGCACCGCTGCTGCTTCCTCCTCCACGTGCGCCCCGAGAAGCTCGACGACTACGTGCGGGCCCACCAGGACGTGTGGGAGGAGATGCGCGAGGCGCTCAGCGCGTCAGGCTGGCGCAACTACTCGCTGTTCCTGCGCCCCGAGGACGGGATGGTGGTGGGCTACTTCGAAGCGGACGACGTCGACGCCGCCCAGGAGGCGATCGGCCGCGCCGCGATCAGTCCCCGCTGGGAAGCGGCCATGGCGGAGTACTTCGCGCCCGACGGCGAGGAGAAGCAGGTGCTGCCGCAGTACTTCCACCTGGCCTGA
- a CDS encoding carbohydrate ABC transporter permease, translated as MATETRPTTAPPARGGSREKSLRSQKRTASTAIMVFLVVSSLIMATPFLWMALSSIRDPTELAKVPMPLLPQDLRLENYTDALTRAPFAIYARNSLILATAAALLNVAFGSACGYALAKLRFRLAPAIFGWMVACIMIPFYATVIPVFLMVRHMPLFGGNSLLGAGGTGWIDTWWALIVPGAISPFMVFLFRQFYVSTPSELIEAARLDGVSEFGIYTRIITPLIKPGLLTVALLSFEAGWNNFLWPLLVTTSDNLRVIQVGISSFRQEASTEWHLLMAGTTMAAVPMIVLFLIFQRYFVQGFAASGIK; from the coding sequence ATGGCGACTGAGACCCGCCCCACGACCGCTCCCCCCGCCCGGGGCGGCTCCCGGGAGAAGAGCCTGCGCTCGCAGAAGCGTACGGCGTCGACCGCGATCATGGTCTTCCTGGTCGTCTCCTCGCTGATCATGGCCACGCCGTTCCTGTGGATGGCTCTGTCCTCGATCCGTGATCCCACCGAGCTCGCGAAGGTGCCGATGCCCCTGCTGCCGCAGGATCTTCGGCTGGAGAACTACACGGACGCGCTGACCCGGGCTCCCTTCGCGATCTATGCACGCAACTCGCTGATCCTCGCCACGGCGGCGGCGCTGCTGAACGTGGCCTTCGGATCGGCCTGCGGCTATGCCCTCGCGAAGCTGCGGTTCCGCCTGGCACCGGCGATCTTCGGATGGATGGTCGCCTGCATCATGATCCCGTTCTACGCGACCGTCATCCCGGTGTTCCTCATGGTGCGCCACATGCCGCTGTTCGGAGGAAACTCGCTCCTCGGCGCCGGTGGCACCGGGTGGATCGACACCTGGTGGGCGCTGATCGTCCCCGGTGCGATCTCCCCGTTCATGGTGTTCCTGTTCCGCCAGTTCTACGTGTCCACGCCCTCGGAGCTGATCGAGGCGGCGCGCCTGGACGGGGTCAGCGAGTTCGGGATCTACACCCGCATCATCACTCCGCTCATCAAGCCGGGCCTGCTGACGGTGGCGCTGCTCAGCTTCGAGGCCGGGTGGAACAACTTCCTGTGGCCGCTGCTGGTGACCACCTCGGACAACCTGCGCGTGATCCAGGTCGGGATCTCCTCGTTCCGGCAGGAGGCCTCCACGGAGTGGCACCTGCTGATGGCCGGCACCACCATGGCGGCCGTCCCGATGATCGTGCTGTTCCTGATCTTCCAGCGGTATTTCGTGCAGGGCTTCGCGGCCTCGGGGATCAAATGA
- a CDS encoding carbohydrate ABC transporter permease: MTTATARTETPADEGPTRRRPTSRRRSVRTAERRWGLLLAAPATLHTLLWIGAPILVAIILSFTAYDIIHPAQFIGLQNYATIFTDELFWRSVLHNVIIAAIGIPISMFLALVFAVLLNRSVPGQGIFRVMVFLPHITATVAVAMIWLWIYNPSQNGLMNIVLGTLGIGPLPFLTDPDLALGAVILVTIWQGIGLKMLIYLAALQGLDGQLYEAADLDGANFVQKFFRITVPMLRPATFFILITSLIANFQTFDLIYILTEGGPANSTSVVTYRIYQTAFQEFRVGLANAQSVILLLILIVFAFLSRRIVGGTDGD; this comes from the coding sequence ATGACCACCGCCACCGCTCGCACCGAGACCCCCGCGGACGAAGGCCCGACCCGCCGTCGTCCCACCTCCCGCCGGCGCTCCGTCCGGACCGCCGAGCGTCGCTGGGGTCTCCTTCTCGCCGCCCCCGCCACGCTGCACACGCTGCTCTGGATCGGGGCACCGATCCTCGTGGCCATCATCCTGAGCTTCACGGCCTACGACATCATCCATCCCGCTCAGTTCATCGGGCTCCAGAACTACGCGACGATCTTCACCGACGAGCTCTTCTGGCGCTCCGTCCTGCACAACGTGATCATCGCGGCCATCGGGATCCCGATCTCGATGTTCCTCGCCCTCGTGTTCGCCGTGCTGCTCAACCGCTCCGTGCCCGGCCAGGGCATCTTCCGGGTGATGGTGTTCCTGCCCCACATCACGGCGACCGTCGCCGTCGCCATGATCTGGCTGTGGATCTACAACCCGTCCCAGAACGGGCTGATGAACATCGTGCTCGGGACGCTCGGAATCGGCCCCCTCCCCTTCCTGACCGATCCGGACCTCGCGCTCGGCGCGGTCATCCTGGTGACGATCTGGCAGGGCATCGGATTGAAGATGCTGATCTACCTGGCCGCCCTCCAAGGCCTGGACGGCCAGCTCTACGAGGCGGCGGACCTGGACGGCGCGAACTTCGTCCAGAAGTTCTTCCGCATCACCGTCCCGATGCTGCGGCCCGCCACCTTCTTCATCCTGATCACCTCGCTGATCGCGAACTTCCAGACCTTCGACCTCATCTACATCCTCACCGAGGGCGGTCCCGCGAACTCGACCTCCGTGGTCACCTACCGCATCTACCAGACGGCGTTCCAGGAGTTCCGCGTCGGCCTCGCCAATGCGCAGTCCGTCATCCTGCTGCTCATCCTGATCGTCTTCGCATTCCTGTCCCGCCGGATCGTCGGAGGCACCGATGGCGACTGA
- a CDS encoding MFS transporter: MTYRSRETTLPTGPRPGSVRGWKATIAVAMSNYIEAGSIIALATSLTLWQEYFGFSNWMVGLVAAVSANAFGAAVGAMIGGPLGDRYGRKFIYTYDLILYMVGTLLVVFAAQAWMLLLGVVLTGIAVGAGVPVAWTYIAEQAPHGKRARHVGTAQLAWSLGPAVVFAIATALVPLGLLGTRIVFAHLFVIAFITWWVRRGLAESSIWTEQKKAREAAAAQGTPVRHRGLRELLSHPRNVKALLFLIGVYALWNTVAGQMGIFMPRVYQTAGVESAAGQNLLQVLLWTMTVIATYFGFMLLGDKLDRRLLYGIGAVLGILAWVLLVFAHVTTPLLILFAVTWGVAAGIGAQAFYALWTAEMFATPYRASAQGVVFFVARIAVGVLSYFFPTLLAAEGVPVVGGLMIALLVGAALIGVLGAPDTRGKSLEQIEVERYGERVGS; this comes from the coding sequence ATGACCTACCGGTCCCGCGAGACGACGCTGCCCACCGGACCCCGCCCCGGGTCCGTGCGCGGCTGGAAGGCCACCATCGCGGTGGCGATGTCGAACTACATCGAGGCCGGCTCGATCATCGCGCTGGCCACCAGCCTGACCCTGTGGCAGGAGTATTTCGGCTTCTCGAACTGGATGGTGGGGCTGGTCGCCGCCGTCTCCGCGAACGCCTTCGGTGCCGCCGTCGGCGCGATGATCGGCGGCCCGCTCGGGGATCGCTACGGTCGCAAGTTCATCTACACCTACGACCTCATCCTCTACATGGTCGGCACCCTCCTGGTGGTCTTCGCCGCGCAGGCCTGGATGCTCCTGCTCGGGGTCGTCCTCACCGGTATCGCCGTCGGCGCCGGAGTGCCCGTGGCCTGGACGTACATCGCCGAACAGGCCCCGCACGGCAAACGCGCCCGCCACGTGGGCACCGCCCAGCTGGCCTGGTCGCTGGGCCCTGCCGTCGTCTTCGCCATCGCCACCGCCCTGGTGCCGCTGGGCCTGCTCGGCACCCGGATCGTCTTCGCCCACCTGTTCGTCATCGCCTTCATCACCTGGTGGGTGCGCCGCGGACTGGCCGAATCGAGCATCTGGACCGAGCAGAAGAAGGCCCGCGAGGCTGCCGCCGCACAGGGCACCCCGGTCCGGCACCGAGGGCTGCGCGAGCTGCTGTCCCACCCGCGCAACGTCAAGGCGCTGCTGTTCCTCATCGGCGTCTACGCACTGTGGAACACCGTCGCGGGCCAGATGGGCATCTTCATGCCCCGCGTCTACCAGACCGCCGGGGTGGAGAGCGCAGCCGGCCAGAACCTGCTGCAGGTGCTGCTGTGGACCATGACCGTGATCGCCACCTACTTCGGTTTCATGCTGCTGGGGGACAAGCTCGACCGCCGACTGCTCTACGGCATCGGCGCCGTGCTCGGGATCCTGGCCTGGGTGCTGCTGGTGTTCGCCCACGTCACCACGCCGCTGCTGATCCTCTTCGCGGTGACCTGGGGCGTCGCGGCCGGCATCGGCGCGCAGGCCTTCTACGCCCTGTGGACCGCGGAGATGTTCGCGACCCCGTATCGGGCCAGCGCCCAGGGCGTGGTGTTCTTCGTGGCCCGCATCGCCGTGGGCGTGCTGAGCTACTTCTTCCCCACCCTGCTCGCGGCCGAGGGCGTGCCCGTCGTCGGTGGGCTCATGATCGCCCTGTTGGTGGGTGCGGCGCTGATCGGCGTGCTCGGCGCGCCCGACACCCGCGGGAAGAGCCTCGAGCAGATCGAGGTCGAGCGCTACGGGGAGCGGGTCGGCTCATGA
- a CDS encoding BNR-4 repeat-containing protein, with the protein MVDPRTAVVNSNGGWCWFQDERALVDPGSRRLLLGSVASVAGAEGDRRGGDVDLTIVDLDHLGEDPTGQGVDPTRPGAAPAATSGAATGPGVDPAARTVTLHPGLESDDHDNPALWHRDDGRWLAVYSRHKSDDRTRWRVSEVGDPTRWGPESTVDWRGLFDSPEQARELGGGRGVTYQNLHRLDGVLHCFVRAINDDPCYLVSHDDGDTWTFGGRLLTREKIGYVNGYARYASGNRFGTDDRLDLIITEHHPRDYGTSIWHGYLADGHLHRSDGTTVGELGRSLVEQAPRAEDLTCVFGHGSTWDGAVMTHAWTTDLRRFPDGTVVALLTARADDTLGTKTDRSVLDPIDHRFFRAVLPAGAEQWDVHQLAVAGPQLLPHEEDYTGLGTLDPEDPDALWLSTVLDPRDGTALPRHEIFHARTEDDGLSWTWAPVTEDSEVGNYRPIAVPGAHDLSVLTWYRGAMSSSQDYDAEVVVRVARR; encoded by the coding sequence GTGGTCGATCCTCGAACAGCCGTCGTGAACAGCAACGGCGGATGGTGCTGGTTCCAGGACGAGCGCGCGCTCGTGGACCCCGGCTCCCGGCGTCTGCTGCTGGGCTCGGTCGCCTCCGTGGCCGGAGCGGAGGGCGACCGCCGCGGCGGCGACGTCGACCTCACCATCGTGGACCTCGACCACCTCGGCGAGGACCCCACGGGGCAGGGCGTGGACCCCACGCGGCCCGGCGCCGCCCCCGCTGCCACGTCCGGCGCTGCCACCGGGCCCGGCGTCGACCCCGCGGCCCGCACGGTCACCCTGCACCCCGGGCTCGAATCCGATGACCACGACAATCCCGCCCTGTGGCATCGCGACGACGGCCGCTGGCTCGCCGTCTACAGCCGCCACAAGAGCGATGACCGCACGCGCTGGCGCGTCAGCGAGGTCGGGGACCCGACCCGCTGGGGGCCCGAGTCCACCGTCGACTGGCGCGGACTGTTCGACTCCCCCGAGCAGGCACGGGAGCTGGGCGGCGGCCGCGGCGTCACCTACCAGAACCTGCACCGTCTCGACGGGGTGCTGCACTGCTTCGTGCGCGCGATCAACGACGACCCCTGCTACCTGGTCTCGCACGACGACGGCGACACCTGGACCTTCGGGGGGCGGCTGCTCACCCGCGAGAAGATCGGGTACGTCAACGGGTACGCCCGCTACGCCTCCGGCAACCGGTTCGGGACCGATGACCGCCTCGACCTGATCATCACCGAGCACCACCCGCGGGACTACGGCACCTCGATCTGGCACGGCTACCTCGCAGACGGCCACCTGCATCGCAGCGACGGGACGACGGTGGGGGAGCTGGGGCGCTCCCTCGTCGAACAGGCGCCCCGCGCCGAGGATCTCACCTGCGTGTTCGGCCACGGGTCCACCTGGGACGGGGCGGTGATGACCCACGCCTGGACCACGGACCTGCGGCGATTCCCGGACGGCACCGTGGTGGCGCTGCTGACCGCGAGAGCCGACGACACCCTGGGCACGAAGACGGACCGGTCCGTCCTGGACCCGATCGACCACCGCTTCTTCCGCGCCGTGCTGCCCGCGGGCGCGGAGCAGTGGGACGTGCATCAGCTCGCCGTCGCCGGCCCGCAGCTGCTTCCGCACGAGGAGGACTACACGGGGCTGGGCACACTCGACCCGGAGGACCCCGACGCGCTCTGGCTCTCCACGGTGCTCGACCCGCGCGACGGCACGGCCCTGCCCCGCCACGAGATCTTCCATGCGCGCACCGAGGACGACGGTCTCAGCTGGACCTGGGCCCCCGTGACCGAGGACTCCGAGGTGGGCAACTACCGACCGATCGCGGTCCCCGGGGCGCATGACCTCTCGGTCCTGACCTGGTACCGCGGGGCGATGAGCTCCTCGCAGGACTACGACGCCGAAGTCGTGGTGCGCGTCGCGCGACGCTGA